Proteins encoded within one genomic window of bacterium:
- a CDS encoding ribonuclease HII — MLDSGAKIVAGVDEVGRGPLAGPVVAAAVIIDGSKWRDSKSLTPKMREKLFCEILARAKAVSIYAVPPGLIDIINIRNASFLAMRNAVAGLDIAPEVVFVDGPWEIPGLKVAQRPVVGGDRKIPVIAAASIVAKVARDMLMGALGEIFRGYGFDHNMGYPTKFHYQALNALGPCLVHRQSFRIR, encoded by the coding sequence ATGCTTGATAGTGGAGCAAAAATTGTCGCCGGTGTGGATGAGGTCGGCAGAGGTCCTTTAGCAGGGCCTGTGGTTGCTGCCGCTGTGATAATAGATGGTTCCAAATGGCGTGATTCAAAGAGTCTAACGCCAAAGATGCGGGAAAAACTTTTTTGTGAGATACTTGCCAGAGCAAAAGCCGTATCGATTTATGCGGTTCCGCCGGGATTAATAGATATTATTAACATACGGAATGCCTCGTTTCTCGCTATGCGAAACGCTGTGGCGGGACTTGATATTGCTCCCGAGGTTGTTTTCGTTGACGGACCCTGGGAAATACCGGGACTAAAGGTAGCTCAAAGACCGGTCGTAGGCGGAGACAGAAAAATACCAGTTATAGCAGCTGCATCGATAGTGGCGAAGGTGGCGCGCGACATGTTGATGGGAGCCTTAGGAGAGATTTTCAGAGGTTACGGTTTTGACCATAATATGGGCTATCCAACCAAGTTCCATTATCAGGCGCTAAACGCTCTTGGTCCGTGTCTTGTTCACAGACAGAGTTTCCGAATCAGGTGA
- the rsmI gene encoding 16S rRNA (cytidine(1402)-2'-O)-methyltransferase has protein sequence MKIFRAKDAKLYIVPTPIGNLDDITERAIETLSTVDIIFCEDTRRTKILLSHIGIKKPLLSLHSYNEKVRTEKVISKLREGNVVAYVTDSGMPGISDPGGYLVRAAYEEGFSICVLPGPTAFVPALILSGLRTDKFVFLGFPPSKSGGRRKLLQSIVELPYTLIFYESPHRLIKFLTDVKETLGDRTAAVVREISKIHEETIRGKLSELIKHFSENKPLGEIVVVIEGKIT, from the coding sequence ATGAAAATTTTCCGCGCCAAAGATGCAAAACTCTACATCGTTCCAACACCTATTGGCAACCTTGACGACATAACTGAGCGAGCAATTGAAACCCTCAGCACAGTTGACATTATCTTTTGTGAGGACACAAGACGAACGAAAATCTTGCTTTCCCACATAGGAATAAAAAAGCCCCTTCTATCGCTTCACAGCTACAACGAAAAAGTTCGGACCGAAAAAGTTATTAGCAAACTTCGCGAAGGGAATGTTGTAGCATATGTCACCGATTCAGGCATGCCCGGTATTTCGGACCCTGGTGGATACCTTGTTCGCGCGGCTTATGAAGAGGGATTTTCCATATGTGTGCTCCCCGGACCAACGGCATTCGTTCCAGCGCTGATACTTTCCGGGCTGAGGACCGATAAATTCGTTTTTTTAGGCTTCCCGCCATCAAAAAGTGGCGGAAGAAGAAAACTTTTACAATCGATAGTCGAGCTGCCGTACACACTGATTTTCTATGAATCACCTCATAGACTTATAAAATTCCTCACTGATGTAAAGGAAACTCTCGGGGATAGAACGGCTGCGGTCGTGCGTGAAATATCCAAAATTCACGAGGAGACGATTCGCGGTAAATTAAGCGAGCTCATTAAACACTTCTCCGAAAACAAACCACTGGGAGAAATAGTCGTTGTAATAGAGGGCAAAATCACCTGA
- a CDS encoding glycosyltransferase: protein MKISGFSFVRNAIILDYPVVESIKSILPLVDEFVIACGDSEDDTTEIIRNIGDPKIKIIETVWDPADFVAGRSNAVQTNIALDACTGDFCVYLQADEVIHEKYLPVIKAACEKYLDKKEVEGFLLSFKHFWGDYNHYHWTHHWYRREIRVIRNGIGVRSWRSAQGFRIGERKLKVVQIPAEVYHYGWVRDPLKMRKKMIALDTVHIGEEEARKKNLPEYVPFDYGSPRNLRLFTGTHPKVMQERISKRNWDWLPESPVRHKHDKLWVRLWSWLEENVFHTRIGEYRNYIRLGYDSSLGQYIGKELW, encoded by the coding sequence ATGAAAATATCAGGGTTTTCCTTTGTTAGAAATGCTATAATACTCGATTACCCAGTTGTTGAGTCCATAAAATCAATACTTCCCTTAGTCGACGAATTCGTTATAGCCTGCGGTGATTCCGAAGACGACACGACAGAAATTATACGGAACATAGGCGACCCAAAAATAAAAATTATAGAAACCGTATGGGACCCTGCTGATTTCGTTGCGGGCAGGTCCAATGCAGTCCAGACGAATATAGCACTTGACGCATGCACGGGCGACTTCTGCGTGTATCTTCAGGCTGATGAGGTTATACACGAAAAGTATCTGCCAGTAATAAAAGCTGCATGCGAGAAATATCTGGACAAAAAGGAAGTGGAGGGATTTCTGCTTTCATTCAAGCATTTCTGGGGTGACTACAATCATTACCATTGGACACACCATTGGTATAGACGAGAGATAAGGGTTATAAGAAACGGTATAGGAGTGAGGAGCTGGCGCAGTGCGCAGGGTTTCAGAATCGGGGAAAGGAAACTAAAAGTGGTGCAAATACCCGCCGAGGTCTATCATTACGGTTGGGTCAGAGACCCGTTAAAAATGCGCAAGAAGATGATAGCATTGGATACCGTCCACATAGGTGAGGAAGAAGCGCGCAAGAAAAACCTTCCCGAATATGTTCCCTTCGATTACGGTAGCCCGCGAAACCTAAGGCTTTTCACCGGAACCCACCCGAAAGTTATGCAGGAGCGCATATCAAAAAGAAATTGGGATTGGCTTCCTGAAAGCCCTGTGCGGCATAAGCACGACAAACTCTGGGTGCGATTATGGTCGTGGCTTGAGGAAAATGTCTTTCACACTCGGATAGGCGAATACAGAAACTATATAAGATTAGGCTATGATTCATCGCTGGGGCAATACATCGGTAAGGAGCTTTGGTGA